From the genome of Argentina anserina chromosome 4, drPotAnse1.1, whole genome shotgun sequence, one region includes:
- the LOC126792228 gene encoding LOW QUALITY PROTEIN: uncharacterized protein LOC126792228 (The sequence of the model RefSeq protein was modified relative to this genomic sequence to represent the inferred CDS: inserted 2 bases in 2 codons; substituted 1 base at 1 genomic stop codon) — protein MWRKKRDSDIFRPSEEEKKRHLETLYESEGGSSSTRSLGENGRSSNEVDAESEKEVHRKMFWKFLCNVKYMVMSLEQFFNNVLLDYGVDFVLLTLRFLQNNNHNLNPPSIKYSVIAKQQVSISLWIPWFPKNAKSVSRWHFNGMQNLQVLITDGLDYSGIVVILLDIWHELLPYDPKIERAVRKKETKVVDPIITMVENLEPKILREYFTPITTNSPSCIVLPNTTAAHFELKPPILQLLPNFRGLDREDLYMHVKEFLDICSTFKFQNFSDESAHLCLFPFSLKAKAKSWLNSQPPESVTSWDELVKKILSKFFPKSITNSLRRNISDFRQKDDEQFYESWKRFKDLILKCPHHGFETWRLVQYFYNGLTQSNRHMIESMKGGAFFSLRDDEAYEFLENLCENYQQWDFSNQYHRHVKEPKRGGLYEVRSDSDLELKIESLSRKVEALTLSKIVSSVNQVQSEVCSFCESPMHYAQTCPSMCGYSDSHTEQANALNNFRKPFGEQVDNKVQMPNPDDEATQEKSKDGDTPISPDTQSSGAPKIQTSLISKQPVENDDVGEVNLIDNLVLDTFHQSSIMDLLEACLAHFEPLPLSLSRPIPSIVKPPKXDLKQLSDTLKYVFLGPSXSLLVIIASDLSNTQKEKLLTILKEHKEAIGWLIADIKCISLYIVMHKIHLDENAKPSHESQRRLNPTMKEXVRAEVLKLLDVGVSYPISDSEWVSPVQVVPKKSGITIVKNDYNELVPTTIQTGWRVCIDYHKLNAMTRKDHFPLPFIDQTLERLAGHAYYCFLDGYFGYNQIPIAPEDQEKTTFTCPFGTFTYRHMPFGLCNAPTTFMQCMVSMFYDMVKRFLEIFMDDFSVFGSSFDECLHHLSLVLAQVDKTKVDLIFNLPPSRTVKEIRSFLGHAGFYRRFIKDFSKIYRPLCSLLTKDAPFVFTDECLHAFEKLKSLLNSVPIIRPLDWSVPFEIMCDAFDYATGVVLGQQINKLPHVIYYSSKTLSDAQLNYSTIEKELLAVVFALNKFRSYLLGSKVIVFSNHPALKYLLSKKDANPRLILWILLLQEFDIEIKDKKGSENVVADHLSELIVEANEDSSPIIESFPDEKLMHISHFPWYADIVNYLVTSEMPSHWSKQDKLKFLILVKHFFWDDPYLFKYCPDQIIRRCVPENEYCKTCDRCQKLGSLSRRNMMPFNPIFIVEIFDVWGIDFMGPFPNSFGNLYILVAVDYVSKWVEALACKTNDHKVVIGFLKENIFSRFGTPRAFISDGGKHFCNRSFENLMKQYGITHRVATPYHPQTSGQVEVSNMEIKHILEKTVNPTKKDWSLKLTDALWAYSASQRKLQLNELEEIQNDAYDSAKLCKDRMKVFHDKNILRKKFTPGQKVFLYNSRLHMFPGKLKSRWTGHFLVHTVYPHGAVEIENLKNCDVFKVNGQRLKPILELKTHDIEEVLLIAPFYQD, from the exons AGCAGCACTAG GTCATTGGGTGAAAATGGTCGGAGTTCAAACGAAGTTGATGCAGAGTCAGAGAAAGAG GTTCACCGCaaaatgttctggaaattTTTGTGTAATGTGAAGTATATGGTGAT GTCTTTAGAGCAGTTTTTCAACAATGTGTTACTGGATTATGGTGTGGATTTTGTGTTATTGACATTGAGGTTTTTGCAAAAT AACAATCATAATCTGAATCCCCCCTCTATAAAGTATTCAGTAATAGCGAAG CAACAAGTTTCCATTTCTTTGTGGATACCATGGTTCCCCAAGAATGCAAAATCTGTTAGCCGGTGGCACTTCAATGGAATGcaaaatctccaagtgttaatcaCAGATGGTTTAGATTACTCCGGTATTGTAGTCATCTTGCTAGATATATGGCATG AGTTGTTGCCCTACGACCCTAAGATCGAGAGAGCTGTtaggaaaaaagaaactaaggtAGTTGATCCTATCATCACAATGGTAGAAAATTTAGAGCCCAAAATTCTAAGGGAGTATTTCACTCCCATCACCACAAATTCCCCATCATGCATAGTATTGCCTAACACTACTGCAGCTCATTTCGAGTTGAAGCCTCCAATTCTTCAACTGTTGCCAAATTTTCGTGGATTAGATCGTGAGGACCTGTACATGCATGTCAAAGAATTTCTAGACATTTGTTCCACCTTCAAGTTCCAGAACTTTTCAGATGAGTCTGCCCACTTGTGTCTGTTTCCCTTTTCCTTAAAAGCTAAGGCGAAAAGTTGGTTGAATTCCCAACCACCAGAATCCGTCACTTCTTGGGATGAATTAGTCAAAAAAATTTTATCTAAATTTTTTCCCAAGTCCATAACCAATTCCCTTAGGAGAAATATTTCCGACTTTAGGCAAAAAGATGATGAACAGTTCTATGAATCTTGGAAAAGATTCAAGGATTTGATTCTGAAGTGTCCCCACCATGGTTTTGAAACATGGAGACTGGTACAATATTTCTATAACGGTTTGACACAGTCGAACCGTCATATGATAGAGTCGATGAAAGGAGGAGCATTTTTTAGCCTTAGAGATGATGAAGCCTATGAATTTCTAGAGAACTTGTGTGAAAATTATCAACAATGGGATTTTTCTAATCAATATCATAGGCATGTGAAGGAACCCAAGAGAGGTGGTTTGTATGAGGTCAGAAGTGATTCTGATTTAGAACTAAAAATCGAGAGTTTGTCAAGAAAGGTTGAAGCTTTAACTTTAAGTAAAATTGTGAGTTCAGTTAACCAAGTCCAGTCCGAGGTCTGTTCTTTTTGTGAAAGCCCAATGCATTATGCTCAAACTTGTCCATCCATGTGCGGCTACTCTGACAGCCACACTGAGCAAGCCAATGCCCTGAACAATTTTAGGAAACCATTTG GCGAACAAGTTGATAACAAGGTTCAGATGCCTAACCCAGATGATGAAGCAACCCAAGAAAAATCCAAAGATGGAGATACACCAATCTCTCCTGACACCCAATCATCGGGTGCCCCCAAAATCCAGACCAGCCT TATAAGCAAGCAGCCAGTTGAGAATGACGACGTTGGTGAGGTCAATTTGATTGACAACTTAGTGTTAGATACTTTCCACCAATCTAGCATTATGGACCTTTTAGAGGCATGCCTAGCTCATTTTG AGCCACTACCTTTGTCTTTGTCCCGTCCTATCCCTTCCATTGTTAAGCCTCCAA TAGACTTGAAACAACTGTCTGATACTCTCAAGTATGTGTTTTTAGGTCCATCTTAGTCATTGCTTGTCATCATTGCTTCTGATTTGAGTAATACTCAGAAAGAAAAATTGTTGACAATTCTTAAGGAGCATAAGGAAGCCATAGGATGGTTGATAGCTGACATTAAATGTATTTCTCTATATATCGTCATGCATAAGATTCACCTTGATGAAAATGCTAAGCCTTCTCATGAATCACAAAGACGTCTGAATCCTACCATGAAAG GAGTTAGAGCTGAAGTGTTGAAACTTTTAGATGTTGGTGTCAGTTACCCAATTTCTGATAGTGAGTGGGTGAGTCCTGTTCAAGTTGTCCCGAAAAAGTCAGGTATCACTATTGTTAAAAATGATTACAATGAGTTAGTTCCCACAACAATCCAAACTGGTTGGCGCGTGTGCATTGACTACCATAAGTTAAATGCCATGACGAGGAAAGATCATTTTCCTCTTCCTTTCATTGATCAAACATTGGAAAGGTTAGCTGGTCATGCATACTACTGTTTCTTGGATGGTTATTTTGGTTATAACCAAATTCCCATTGCACCAGAGGATCAAGAGAAAACCACTTTCACTTGTCCTTTTGGAACCTTTACATACCGTCACATGCCCTTTGGGTTATGCAATGCACCAACTACTTTTATGCAGTGTATGGTCTCTATGTTTTATGATATGGTAAAGCGTTTCCTTGAGATATTCATGGATGATTTCTCAGTCTTCGGATCTTCATTTGATGAGTGCTTGCACCATCTTTCCCTTGTCTTAGCTC AGGTTGACAAGACCAAGGtcgatttaatttttaatCTTCCACCCTCAAGGACCGTTAAGGAGATTCGTTCATTCCTAGGCCATGCTGGATTTTACCGTAGGTTCATCAAAGACTTCAGCAAAATTTATCGTCCTTTGTGCAGTTTGCTTACCAAAGACGCTCCATTTGTCTTTACTGATGAATGCCTACATGCTTTTGAAAAGCTCAAGTCACTTTTGAATTCTGTCCCCATCATTCGACCTCTCGATTGGAGTGTCCCTTTCGAAATCATGTGTGATGCATTTGATTATGCCACAGGTGTTGTCTTAGGACAGCAAATCAATAAACTTCCCCATGTCATATACTACTCTAGTAAGACTCTCTCTGATGCACAACTCAATTACTCCACCATTGAAAAAGAGTTATTGGCGGTTGTTTTTGCGCTAAACAAGTTTAGGTCTTATCTCTTAGGATCTAAAGTCATTGTTTTTTCAAATCATCCTGCATTGAAGTATCTTTTGTCTAAAAAGGATGCAAATCCTCGTCTAATTCTAtggattttgttgctacaagAGTTTGACATTGAGATCAAAGATAAGAAAGGTTCTGAGAATGTTGTAGCTGACCATTTGTCTGAATTGATTGTCGAAGCTAATGAGGACTCTTCCCCAATCATTGAGTCTTTTCCTGATGAGAAACTTATGCATATTTCTCATTTTCCATGGTATGCTGATATTGTGAATTATCTTGTAACTAGTGAGATGCCATCACATTGGAGCAAACAAGATAAATTAAAGTTCTTAATCTTGGTAAAACACTTCTTTTGGGATGACCCTTACTTGTTTAAGTATTGTCCCGATCAGATaattaggagatgtgtccctGAAA ATGAGTATTGCAAAACCTGTGACCGTTGTCAAAAGTTAGGAAGCCTTTCTAGGAGAAACATGATGCCCTTCAACCCAATCTTTATTGTTGAAATCTTTGATGTttggggtattgattttaTGGGACCATTTCCTAACTCTTTTGGTAACTTGTACATCCTTGTTGCAGTTGATTATGTGTCTAAGTGGGTAGAAGCTTTAGCATGCAAAACAAATGATCACAAGGTTGTGATAGGATTTTTGAAAGAGAATATATTTTCTCGTTTTGGTACCCCTCGTGCGTTCATTAGTGACGGAGGAAAACActtttgtaataggtcatttGAGAActtgatgaaacaatatggtaTTACACATAGAGTTGCAACCCCATATCACCCACAGACAAGCGGTCAAGTTGAAGTCTCTAATATGGAAATTAAGCACATTCTTGAGAAGACGGTTAACCCTACTAAGAAAGATTGGTCTTTGAAACTCACTGATGCATTGTGGGCATACT CGGCATCTCAAAGGAAGCTCCAACTCAATGAATTGGAAGAAATTCAGAATGATGCTTACGACTCTGCAAAATTGTGCAAGGATCGAATGAAGGTGTTTCATGACAAGAacattttaagaaaaaaatttacacCTGGTCAGAAAGTCTTCTTATATAACTCTCGTTTGCATATGTTCCCTGGTAAGTTGAAATCTCGGTGGACCGGTCATTTTCTTGTTCATACTGTTTATCCTCATGGAGctgttgaaattgaaaatctAAAAAATTGTGATGTGTTCAAAGTTAATGGTCAAAGGTTGAAACCAATTTTGGAGTTGAAAACTCATGACATTGAAGAGGTGCTCCTCATTGCTCCTTTCTATCAGGATTGA
- the LOC126790336 gene encoding late embryogenesis abundant protein D-34-like, whose amino-acid sequence MSQEQPRRPQEENEPVKYGDIFNVSGELASKTVAPQDAAMMQTAETLVLGQTQKGGPASVMQSAATRNERAGLVRHEEATDIAAYEGVTVTETDAPGRRIITESVGRQVIGQYVQPTPITQLPGGGFMQQNTITIGEALEASAQTAGDRPIEQSDAAAIQAAEVRATGSNVIIPGGLAATAQSAAAHNAVTVREEDKIKVSDVLTGATAKLPADKTATRQDAEGVVSAELRNNPDLVTRPGGVAASVAAAARLNENMNVDI is encoded by the exons ATGAGTCAGGAACAGCCGAGGAGGCCTCAAGAGGAGAACGAACCAGTAAAGTATGGGGACATTTTTAACGTCTCCGGCGAACTGGCATCGAAGACGGTGGCGCCACAAGATGCTGCAATGATGCAGACCGCTGAAACGTTGGTGTTGGGGCAGACACAAAAGGGCGGTCCCGCTTCTGTCATGCAATCGGCCGCCACACGAAACGAGAGAGCTGGGCTCGTCCGCCACGAAGAGGCTACTGATATAGCTGCTTATGAAGGTGTCACTGTTACAGAGACTGATGCCCCTGGAAGGCGAATAATCACTGAATCAGTTGGCCGACAG GTTATTGGCCAGTATGTGCAGCCAACACCGATCACACAACTGCCTGGAGGAGGCTTCATGCAGCAGAATACAATAACTATTGGTGAGGCACTTGAGGCATCGGCCCAAACAGCTGGGGACAGACCAATAGAACAGAGCGACGCCGCGGCGATTCAGGCCGCAGAAGTGAGAGCAACGGGCAGCAATGTGATAATTCCAGGAGGCTTGGCTGCCACTGCTCAATCTGCCGCAGCTCATAATGCAGTGACTGTCCGGGAGGAAGACAAGATTAAGGTTTCTGATGTGCTGACAGGTGCGACGGCGAAATTACCAGCGGACAAGACGGCCACTAGGCAGGATGCGGAAGGAGTGGTGAGTGCCGAGCTGAGGAATAACCCGGACTTGGTGACACGTCCAGGTGGGGTGGCAGCTTCTGTTGCTGCAGCTGCGAGGCTCAATGAAAATATGAATGTGGATATCTAG
- the LOC126792229 gene encoding uncharacterized protein LOC126792229, protein MPSYIPKFECLLGKQIVKLELPVGTSLYGTGEVSGQLERTGKRVFTWNMDAWGYGSGTTSLYQSHPWVLAVLPSGEALGVLADTTKRCEIDLRRESMIHFIAPSSYPIITFGPFASPSAVLIALSHAIVLVLNSVHYDFNNPQFGNSQAPKYSKERRRNPRRQERNLNKPMRSSSG, encoded by the exons ATGCCGTCTTATATTCCAAAGTTTGAATGTCTTCTTGGAAAGCAGATTGTTAAACTTGAG CTTCCTGTTGGTACCTCTTTATATGGCACTGGGGAGGTTAGTGGACAACTTGAGCGGACAGGAAAAAGA GTTTTTACTTGGAACATGGATGCGTGGGGATATGGTTCTGGAACTACGTCATTGTACCAGTCGCATCCATGGGTGCTAGCTGTTCTACCTTCCGGAGAGGCATTAGGAGTTCTTGCAGATACCACAAAGCGATGTGAG ATTGATTTAAGAAGAGAATCAATGATACATTTCATTGCTCCATCCTCTTATCCGATCATTACTTTTGGGCCATTTGCTTCACCAAGTGCTGTTTTAATAGCTCTATCACATGCAATTG TTTTGGTTCTGAACTCTGTGCATTATGATTTCAATAATCCACAATTTGGAAATTCACAAGCTCCAAAATACTCAAAAGAGCGAAGGAGGAATCCTAGAAGGCAAGAGAGGAATTTGAACAAGCCAATGAGAAGCTCAAGTGGGTGA